In the genome of Paenibacillus sp. GP183, the window GTCTCGCTCCGGGCGGAAGGGTAGCTGTTATTACGTTCCATTCCCTCGAAGACAGAATTTGTAAGCAAACTTTTGCGAAATATGTTGAAAAATGCACATGCCCGCCGGATTTTCCAATCTGTGTTTGTCAAAAATCGGGAGTTTTAAAATTAGTAAACAGGAAACCGATCGTGCCAAGCCGCGAGGAATTGGAAACCAATCAAAGAGCCCGATCATCCAAACTGCGAATAGCAGAAAAATATTAAGATAAAAAGGGGAGGACTTTCATTCATGCCTGCATACATCCAAGGGAATCTGGCTGTCGATAAGAAGCCGACTCAAAAAGTAACGATCAAGGAAACCAAAAAAGTCGTTTATCGCAATAAATCATTGCCTGCTCAGGAGAAGATGCTCTATCTTTTTACTGTTGCTCTTTGCGTCATTGTTGCAGGTGTGATCATTTGGCGGTATTCGCAAATTTACCAAATGAATGCCGATATGCTGAAAATTAAGCATGATATTAGTCAAATTCAAGCGGAAAACAGTGCGCTGAAGCAAGAGGTGGAAAAGCTGCAAAGCCCGGAGCGTCTTGGTAAATTGGCGAAAGAATACGGATTTGTTCCTCAAGACGACAAGCAGGTTACTCAAGTACCAGCTGGTAAAGCGACTGCCAAGACAAGCGGCAGCAATAATAAAGTAGCATACACTCCATAAAACAGGCAGGTACGCAAAATGAACAAAAAAATAAGGGCTCGCTCTTTGTTGATCGGAGGGGTATTTACCCTTTTTTTTGTGTTGCTATTGGCAAAAGTATATGTTATTCAAGTGGTAGAAGCGTCGTTTCTGTTAGGACAAGCGGAGCAGGTCTGGCAAACGGATAAAATTTTAACTCCGGAACGCGGTTCCATCCTTGACCGCACGGACAAAGTTCTCGCCCTCGACTCGGCAGCTTACACTGTATCTTTGAATCCAAAGCTGCTTAATGAGAATCAAATTGTGCAAGAAGCGGTGCAAGGTTTGACTGCTATATTAGCAGGGCCGGATCAAGATAAGACTGCATTGGCAGCTAAAATTCTCGATAAGGCCACAAAGAAGAAAGACGATGGTAAATTCGCCGTTTCAGTGGAAATTCGCAATGAAGGCTGGAAAATTGATAAAGATAAAGCAGACCAGGTCAAAGCCCTCACAGCAGATTTGCAGAAAAAGCTCAATACCAAGCAAAACATCGGCATCTTTTTATTAGAAGATAAAAAACGTTTTTATCCAGGCGGTTCATTGGCTGCGCAGCTGCTTGGATATACCAATAAGGAAGGCGTGCCGACGCTGGGTCTGGAAGCAAAGCTGGATGATATTTTGAAAGGTGTTCCAGGCAAGCTGAACTATGAGACCGATGCAAGGGGAGTAGAGCTGCCGAACTCCAAGGTGGATTTTAAAGCAGCGGAGAATGGCAAGAATGTGCGCCTGACGATCGACAAAAACATTCAATTCTATATAGAAAATGCTCTCGCGAAGGTTAACGATAAGTTCCATCCGCAGAGCATGACAGCTATTGCTGTAGATCCGAAGACGATGGAAATCCTGGGGATGGCGAGTACGCCGACTTTTAACCCCAATCAATACTGGAACATTAACAGCACCAGCGATTTTATCAATCATTCGGTGGCATCTCAGTACGAGCCCGGATCCACGTTCAAGCTTGTAACTTTGGCTGGCACCGTAGAAGA includes:
- the ftsL gene encoding cell division protein FtsL, producing the protein MPAYIQGNLAVDKKPTQKVTIKETKKVVYRNKSLPAQEKMLYLFTVALCVIVAGVIIWRYSQIYQMNADMLKIKHDISQIQAENSALKQEVEKLQSPERLGKLAKEYGFVPQDDKQVTQVPAGKATAKTSGSNNKVAYTP